Proteins encoded within one genomic window of Candidatus Pseudothioglobus singularis PS1:
- the mfd gene encoding transcription-repair coupling factor: MSIVYPQESGSFSSDLKKNYWGSLFGSSEALALIELAESNQCVVLYIARDIAHHDEIKKALLFFRTSIDILDFDSWEVLAFDHFSPHPDIISSRIHTLSKLLSIDSAIVVTTLETLSQRLCPKEYINQYSLNLKTRQSLEIDSFVESLIKIGYRRVTTVMEPGEFSIKGALIDLYPMGAANPFRIDLFDNEIDSIRSFDPSTQRSIEVIEEIHLLPAREFASDSASINIFKENYLSEFGNTDGFIYTEVSEGRYPGGIEFYLPLFFNGTNTLFDYIPNNSMIVYQKGLDELLENQSIELLSRFNYCQSSLERLPLPINKVFVDSNDFFSSLNEKKLIQIQTSKIQQKTGLNFTSSILPPLKIEAQAKNPLNKLIKFIEGFEGRVLIVCESDGRQSVLVDLLSSYKLNPTQCSDWIDFINHSSKLCITSASLNEGVVFKKIAIISENNLFGKDAIKQRRRRRAKHKDFDEAIKSLVEIKLGDPVVHEHYGVGRYLGLESRSFDENQQDFLSLEYANGSKLMVPITSLNLISRYSGVSSDHAPLHKLGSQQWIKAKRKAAEALYDVAAELLEIYAKRQSQKGFSYPAPNDSYSSFVSSFKFEETPDQLKTMDDVLLDMQSDRPMDRLVCGDVGFGKTEIAMRAAFLAVESGKQVAILVPTTLLANQHFQTFNDRFSKFPIVIKSLSRFQDAREQKQIKLNLKEGKIDIIIGTHKLIQGDIKYQKLGLIIIDEEHRFGVKQKESLKKIRGQSDILTMTATPIPRSLNMALGSLKELSIIASPPAKRTAIQTFVDQWNDNTIVEACSREIHRGGQIFVVHNDIDSIDNMAESLRVLMPNLKIRIAHGQMPSKELEQIMTDFYHQRFQVLVCTTIIETGIDIPSANTIIINNAQNFGLAQLHQLRGRVGRSHHKAYAYLVIKSHQSITENAKKRLDAIASLEELGAGFMLANHDLEIRGAGDLLGENQSGKISEIGFNLYHDLLKRTIHAIKNNKQLDIKEALTEEVEINPGIACIIPDTYLPDVHERLILYKRIASANNEEELKDLKIEMIDRFGLLPDSTSNLFESSSLKNYSNDIGVLKINIYDDKAEITLNEKNSIDASKIIGLIQTKPTQYQLKNQNTIVINESMEPDMSRIRKISKLLSAIA, from the coding sequence ATGAGTATTGTCTATCCGCAAGAATCTGGGTCATTTTCCTCTGACTTAAAAAAAAATTATTGGGGATCATTATTTGGGTCCTCAGAAGCTCTTGCACTTATAGAGCTTGCAGAATCAAATCAATGTGTTGTTCTCTATATTGCGAGAGACATTGCACATCATGATGAAATTAAAAAAGCGCTTTTATTTTTTAGAACATCTATAGATATATTAGATTTTGATAGCTGGGAAGTGTTAGCTTTTGATCACTTCTCACCTCATCCTGACATTATTTCATCAAGGATTCATACCTTATCCAAATTATTATCTATCGACAGTGCAATTGTTGTTACAACACTTGAAACGCTCTCCCAAAGATTGTGCCCAAAGGAATACATTAATCAGTACAGCCTAAATTTAAAGACTCGACAGAGTCTTGAGATTGATTCATTTGTTGAAAGCTTAATTAAAATTGGATATAGAAGAGTAACAACTGTAATGGAGCCAGGAGAGTTTTCCATAAAAGGCGCACTGATAGATCTGTACCCTATGGGCGCAGCAAATCCATTCAGAATTGACCTTTTTGATAATGAGATTGATTCTATAAGGTCCTTCGATCCATCCACCCAAAGATCTATAGAGGTGATTGAGGAAATTCACCTTTTGCCAGCTAGAGAATTTGCTTCCGATAGTGCCAGCATTAATATATTCAAGGAAAACTATCTGTCTGAGTTTGGAAATACTGATGGCTTTATATATACAGAAGTCAGTGAAGGAAGATACCCTGGAGGAATTGAGTTCTATTTGCCATTATTCTTTAATGGAACAAATACTTTGTTTGATTACATTCCTAATAACTCAATGATTGTTTATCAAAAAGGGCTTGATGAGTTACTAGAAAATCAGAGTATTGAATTATTATCAAGGTTTAATTATTGTCAAAGTTCACTGGAAAGACTTCCCCTTCCAATCAATAAAGTTTTCGTGGATAGTAATGATTTTTTTAGTTCACTCAATGAAAAAAAACTAATACAAATACAGACTTCAAAAATACAGCAGAAGACAGGCCTTAATTTTACATCCTCAATACTCCCACCCCTCAAAATTGAAGCTCAAGCAAAAAACCCACTTAACAAATTAATCAAATTTATTGAGGGTTTTGAGGGAAGGGTCTTAATTGTATGCGAATCGGATGGAAGACAGAGCGTTTTAGTAGATTTGTTATCGTCATATAAACTGAATCCCACTCAATGTTCTGATTGGATTGATTTTATTAATCACAGCTCAAAACTCTGTATTACAAGTGCAAGTCTCAACGAAGGTGTTGTATTTAAAAAAATAGCAATCATTTCTGAGAATAATTTATTCGGTAAGGATGCTATTAAGCAAAGGCGTAGACGGCGAGCTAAACATAAAGATTTTGATGAAGCGATAAAAAGTTTAGTTGAAATTAAACTTGGAGATCCAGTTGTACATGAACACTATGGAGTGGGGCGATACCTAGGACTTGAAAGCAGAAGTTTTGATGAAAATCAACAAGACTTTCTCTCTCTAGAGTATGCAAATGGATCAAAATTAATGGTTCCAATAACCAGCCTTAATTTGATCTCAAGATATTCTGGTGTGAGCTCTGATCACGCACCTCTTCACAAACTTGGAAGCCAGCAATGGATAAAAGCAAAAAGAAAAGCAGCTGAAGCACTCTATGATGTGGCAGCCGAGCTACTAGAAATCTATGCTAAGAGACAATCTCAAAAAGGATTTTCTTATCCAGCTCCCAATGACTCTTATAGTTCTTTTGTCTCAAGTTTTAAATTTGAAGAAACACCTGATCAGCTTAAAACAATGGATGATGTTCTACTTGATATGCAGTCTGATAGGCCAATGGATCGATTAGTTTGTGGTGATGTCGGTTTTGGGAAAACTGAAATTGCAATGAGGGCAGCTTTTCTAGCAGTTGAATCTGGAAAGCAAGTAGCCATTCTAGTACCCACAACCCTATTAGCTAATCAGCATTTCCAAACTTTTAATGATCGTTTTTCAAAATTTCCCATTGTTATTAAATCTTTATCTAGATTCCAAGATGCGAGAGAACAAAAACAAATCAAGCTGAATCTAAAGGAAGGAAAAATTGATATTATTATAGGAACTCATAAACTGATCCAAGGTGACATTAAATATCAAAAATTAGGACTTATTATTATTGATGAAGAGCATCGATTTGGCGTTAAACAAAAAGAATCATTAAAAAAAATCCGTGGTCAAAGTGACATATTAACAATGACTGCAACCCCTATACCACGCTCCTTAAATATGGCCCTAGGATCTTTAAAGGAACTTTCAATTATTGCCTCACCTCCTGCAAAAAGAACAGCAATTCAGACTTTTGTAGATCAGTGGAATGACAATACAATAGTTGAAGCATGCTCTAGAGAGATTCATAGAGGCGGTCAAATCTTTGTTGTTCACAATGACATCGATTCTATAGACAATATGGCTGAGTCATTAAGAGTGCTTATGCCCAATTTAAAGATTCGAATTGCTCATGGTCAAATGCCAAGCAAAGAACTTGAACAAATAATGACTGATTTTTATCATCAGCGCTTTCAAGTCTTAGTATGCACAACAATAATAGAGACCGGAATAGATATCCCAAGTGCAAACACCATCATTATAAATAATGCGCAAAATTTTGGTCTTGCTCAGCTTCACCAATTAAGAGGAAGAGTTGGACGCTCACATCACAAAGCATATGCATATCTCGTCATAAAATCTCATCAATCTATTACTGAAAATGCCAAGAAACGTCTTGATGCAATTGCATCATTAGAGGAACTCGGCGCTGGCTTTATGTTGGCCAATCATGATTTAGAGATAAGGGGTGCAGGAGATTTATTAGGAGAAAATCAAAGTGGGAAAATTTCAGAAATTGGCTTTAATCTTTATCATGACTTATTAAAACGAACGATTCATGCCATTAAGAATAATAAACAGCTAGATATTAAAGAAGCACTTACTGAAGAGGTTGAGATTAACCCTGGTATAGCTTGCATTATTCCAGATACCTACCTTCCAGATGTTCATGAACGATTAATCCTCTATAAGAGAATTGCTAGTGCGAATAATGAGGAAGAATTGAAAGATCTTAAGATTGAAATGATAGACCGTTTTGGTCTTCTTCCAGACTCAACAAGTAACTTGTTCGAATCCTCCTCATTAAAAAACTACTCAAATGATATCGGTGTTTTGAAAATTAATATTTA